In one window of Prevotella sp. E13-17 DNA:
- a CDS encoding cupin domain-containing protein, which produces MMMNKKLLMLTVGLLFLCTMAVVIVSSRSEAKNEENVVSEELIRTSQSWDGVALPDYLKGRPELVAMKYVFPAGKKLGWHHHPVMNYGILVQGELTIIGLDGTEKTVHEGEPVVEMVNTIHHGENRGSKPVILYMFYLSQKDMPLAVQHPEIPLQ; this is translated from the coding sequence ATGATGATGAACAAAAAATTATTGATGCTGACTGTCGGTTTGCTGTTCCTGTGCACCATGGCGGTTGTTATCGTGAGCAGTAGGTCGGAAGCTAAAAATGAAGAAAACGTTGTTTCAGAAGAACTGATCCGCACGAGTCAGAGCTGGGATGGCGTGGCATTGCCCGACTACTTGAAGGGACGCCCCGAACTGGTGGCCATGAAATATGTGTTTCCTGCCGGTAAGAAGTTGGGCTGGCACCATCACCCCGTGATGAACTATGGCATTCTGGTGCAGGGCGAACTGACCATCATCGGACTGGATGGCACAGAGAAGACGGTGCACGAGGGCGAGCCCGTCGTGGAAATGGTGAACACCATACATCATGGAGAGAACCGTGGCTCAAAGCCTGTTATCCTCTATATGTTCTACCTTTCGCAGAAAGACATGCCTTTGGCTGTTCAACACCCAGAGATTCCATTGCAATAA
- a CDS encoding NAD(P)/FAD-dependent oxidoreductase translates to MANYDFEVIFVGCGHGCDLAARVLAKAGKRVAAIERDLWMGTCTNYGCNAKILLDGPFELTTAMENYQQLGVFDKVPEVNWEKLMQYKMPYIEAYKPMTKAIMEQSGCTCIQGHGKLKDAHTVMVEDKEYTADYIVLGTGQRDDKLDIPGKEYIHGSREMLSIEHMPARIAFIGAGIISMEFASMAVDLGRQVTVIDHGDHALKAYPKAYVDEVVARMEKKGAQFKYCEDVCAIEKTGTGLLVKTRQGFEVEVDYVLQATGRPVNIENLGLEALGIEASPRGIKVDDHLRTSVKNIFATGDAIDKRIPKLTPTAFFESQYIADVLLGKTTDPICYPVVPNLVFTFPRIAQVGVGLDEARHNDQYRVVDMPYGQAFLFNTHNEADAKMAFIFDKQSDLLVGAAAIGSDAGAWIDVLSLVIFNKMTREQFAHYIYAFPTTTCGPLMMLGQVW, encoded by the coding sequence ATGGCAAACTATGATTTTGAGGTAATCTTTGTAGGCTGTGGTCACGGCTGTGACCTTGCGGCACGTGTTCTGGCAAAGGCTGGCAAGCGCGTTGCCGCCATCGAGCGCGACCTATGGATGGGAACCTGCACTAACTATGGCTGCAACGCTAAGATCCTACTCGACGGTCCGTTCGAGCTCACTACGGCCATGGAGAACTATCAGCAACTGGGTGTGTTCGACAAGGTGCCCGAGGTGAACTGGGAGAAACTGATGCAGTACAAGATGCCCTACATCGAGGCCTATAAGCCCATGACCAAAGCCATCATGGAGCAGAGCGGATGCACCTGCATCCAGGGTCACGGCAAACTGAAAGATGCTCACACCGTGATGGTCGAGGACAAGGAATACACGGCAGACTATATCGTGCTCGGCACTGGTCAGCGCGACGACAAGCTCGATATCCCCGGCAAAGAGTATATCCACGGCAGTCGCGAGATGCTCAGCATCGAGCACATGCCTGCCCGCATCGCATTCATCGGTGCAGGCATCATCTCGATGGAGTTCGCTTCGATGGCTGTTGACCTGGGACGTCAGGTGACCGTCATTGATCATGGCGACCATGCGCTGAAGGCCTATCCAAAGGCTTACGTTGATGAAGTGGTGGCTCGCATGGAGAAGAAAGGTGCGCAGTTCAAATATTGCGAGGACGTGTGCGCCATCGAGAAGACGGGCACAGGTCTGCTGGTGAAGACGCGCCAAGGCTTCGAGGTGGAGGTGGACTATGTGCTGCAGGCCACCGGTCGCCCCGTAAACATCGAGAACCTGGGACTGGAGGCCCTCGGCATCGAGGCCAGTCCACGAGGCATCAAGGTGGATGACCATCTGCGCACCTCGGTCAAGAACATCTTTGCCACGGGCGATGCCATCGACAAGCGCATTCCCAAGCTCACGCCCACGGCCTTCTTCGAGAGTCAGTATATTGCCGATGTGCTCTTAGGCAAGACCACAGATCCTATCTGCTACCCCGTCGTGCCCAACCTGGTGTTCACCTTCCCGCGCATCGCTCAGGTGGGTGTAGGCCTCGACGAGGCACGCCACAACGACCAGTACCGCGTCGTGGATATGCCCTACGGACAGGCTTTCCTCTTCAACACCCACAACGAGGCTGATGCCAAGATGGCTTTCATCTTCGACAAGCAGAGCGACCTGTTGGTGGGCGCTGCTGCCATTGGTTCGGATGCTGGTGCCTGGATCGACGTGCTCTCACTGGTCATCTTCAACAAGATGACGCGCGAACAGTTCGCCCACTATATCTACGCTTTCCCCACCACCACCTGTGGTCCGTTGATGATGCTCGGTCAGGTGTGGTAG
- a CDS encoding RHS repeat domain-containing protein, with protein MKIKNNMMLYANPLIEMGIYDSLVYCGNFIYSNQSLEQVLFDGVYMTLDSLGLPHYHFYQHDHLGSVRAVVDENGKTEHLDEYYPFGATYVQESAPNNRRYKYNGKELDRMHGLNLLDYGARWYDPLLGRFTTMDPLCEKYFSISPYAYCANNPVNYVDPDGRKVYGDSISQENIRNTLTDEESKYVEFNADGLLDYDLLSQYSGTSANMEALKLLAKSDVVYSFESRAYDSEGKPFVETDNNFYRGVTEMPNAETHHSTDGKVHIITSSTLSKEQQAITLSHEGYGHGVIYERTRSPYAASHHYKNKRGESYMFNGIEYYDLIRYDSNEMLSNQIGKAVSETKRNIRHKKGKR; from the coding sequence ATGAAAATAAAGAATAATATGATGTTATATGCTAATCCGCTAATCGAGATGGGTATTTACGACTCGCTTGTGTATTGCGGTAACTTCATCTATTCCAACCAGAGCCTTGAGCAGGTGTTGTTTGATGGCGTCTATATGACGTTGGACTCATTGGGTCTTCCCCATTATCATTTCTACCAGCACGACCATCTGGGCAGTGTCCGTGCAGTTGTTGATGAGAATGGCAAGACGGAACATCTTGATGAATACTATCCTTTCGGTGCGACTTACGTCCAGGAATCGGCTCCTAATAATCGCCGCTATAAGTACAATGGAAAGGAGCTGGACCGTATGCATGGGCTGAACCTGTTGGATTATGGCGCCCGCTGGTACGACCCTCTTCTTGGCCGTTTCACGACCATGGACCCACTCTGTGAGAAGTACTTCAGCATCAGTCCCTATGCTTATTGTGCGAATAATCCGGTGAATTATGTGGATCCAGATGGAAGAAAAGTGTATGGCGATTCTATTTCGCAAGAGAATATTAGAAACACGCTAACAGATGAAGAATCAAAGTATGTAGAGTTTAATGCGGATGGACTACTTGATTATGACTTGTTAAGTCAATATAGTGGAACATCTGCTAACATGGAAGCACTTAAGCTGTTGGCAAAGAGTGATGTTGTTTACTCATTTGAATCTAGGGCGTATGATAGTGAAGGTAAACCCTTTGTAGAAACAGATAACAACTTTTATCGTGGTGTTACAGAAATGCCTAATGCAGAAACACATCATAGTACTGACGGGAAAGTACATATTATCACAAGTTCTACGCTTTCAAAAGAACAACAAGCAATTACTCTTTCCCATGAGGGATATGGACACGGAGTAATCTATGAAAGGACAAGGAGTCCGTATGCGGCATCTCATCATTACAAAAACAAGCGAGGTGAGTCATATATGTTTAATGGAATTGAATATTATGATTTAATAAGATATGATTCAAATGAGATGTTGTCAAATCAAATTGGCAAAGCCGTAAGTGAAACCAAACGTAATATTCGACATAAAAAGGGTAAAAGATGA